From a single Vespa crabro chromosome 22, iyVesCrab1.2, whole genome shotgun sequence genomic region:
- the LOC124431746 gene encoding coronin-2B-like isoform X2, which yields MRRSNEILNEKLNLEDTDSALNNMVDVRACYKPNGKSWFRGVRSSKFRHVYGIPAKREKCYDNIKITKNAHDSQFCAVNPKFLAIVTEVAGGGAFLVLPLDRTGRLDFNASRVTGHTGPVLDIKWNPFNDNIIASCSDDCTIKLWHIPDGGLSRNLSEWLIELQGHKRRVSYIDWHPVAENILFSIGFDHLVIVWDVGRGEAVNIIDRHPDVIYSLSLNRDGSLLATTCKDKRLRVFEPRSGIIVSEGVCHAGTKASKVVFLGGSGRLLTTGFSRHSDRQYAIWCQHDLTAPLTRENIDSSSGVIFPYFDNDTNMVYLAGKGDGNIRYYEVVNEVPWMHYLSQFISGNPQRGLGVMPKRGINTSICEVFRFYKLHATRGMCEPISMIVPRKSDQFQEDLYPDTIGTCPALSARDWISGMNNPPILISLKTGGSISTHKPRVYKQPLLPPATDLNNKKKFAFLSTETVPDYRPVELHNITEKSQKTSSNQSTKFQQLQQKFANNNIITTSLSNNKVIETIDVPNNEAELRLAYVRQADELRLMRRQLANSQLRIKELEEQVRKLQHQ from the exons ATGAGACGATCCAACGAgattttgaatgaaaaattgaatttgGAAGATACGGATAGTGCATTAAACAACATGGTAGACGTTAGAGCTTGTTATAAGCCAAACGGAAAA tcaTGGTTTCGAGGTGTTCGGAGCAGCAAATTCCGTCACGTTTATGGTATACCAGCTAAGAGGGAAAAATGTTATGACAATATCAAGATTACAAAGAATGCTCATGACTCACAGTTTTGTGCTGTCAATCCTAAATTTCTAGCGATTGTTACAGAAGTAGCTGGAGGTGGGGCATTTCTAGTATTACCTCTTGATAGA acTGGACGTTTGGATTTCAATGCTAGTAGAGTTACTGGACATACGGGACCTGTTTTGGATATTAAATGGAATCcattcaatgataatattatcgcATCTTGTTCAGACGATTGCACA atAAAATTATGGCATATACCAGATGGGGGGCTATCTAGAAACTTATCAGAATGGCTTATTGAACTACAAGGTCATAAACGTCGAGTATCATATATAGATTGGCATCCTGTAGCTGAAAATATCCTTTTCAGCATAGGTTTTGATcatcttgttattgtttggGATGTCGGTAGGGGAGAAGCAGTGAACATCATTGACAGACATCCTGATGTGATATATAGTTTATCTTTAAATCGAGATGGAAGTTTATTAGCAACAACatgcaaagataaaagattACGTGTCTTTGAACCTAGATCAGGTATTATAGTTTCG GAAGGAGTTTGTCATGCTGGAACCAAAGCAAGTAAAGTGGTATTTCTTGGTGGATCTGGACGTTTATTGACTACCGGATTCAGTAGACATTCAGATAGACAATACGCAATTTGGTGTCAACATGATTTAACAGCTCCTCTTACTCGTGAAAATATAGATTCATCTAGCGGTGTTATTTTTCCGTATTTCGACAATGATACAAATATGGTGTATTTAGCAGGAAAG GGTGATGGTAATATTCGGTATTATGAGGTAGTTAATGAAGTTCCGTGGATGCATTATCTCAGTCAATTCATCTCTGGTAATCCACAAAGAGGATTAGGTGTAATGCCAAAAAGAGGCATAAATACAAGTATTTGCGAGGtttttagattttataaattacatgCAACTCGAGGCATGTGTGAACCGATTTCCATGATTGTACCtcgaaag AGCGACCAATTTCAAGAAGACTTGTATCCTGATACTATAGGTACCTGTCCTGCACTTTCAGCAAGAGATTGGATCAGTGGCATGAATAATCCaccaatattaatatcacttAAAACAg GTGGTAGTATTTCTACGCATAAACCACGCGTATACAAGCAACCATTATTACCTCCAGCGAcagatttaaataataagaaaaaatttgcatTTTTGTCTACCGAAACTGTTCCTGATTACAGACCAGTAGAGTTACACAATATAACGGAGAAAAGTCAAAAAACATCCAGCAATCAAAGCACTAAATTTCAACAGTTACAGCAGAAATTTGCCAAT aataatataataacaacatcgcTAAGCAACAATAAAGTTATCGAGACTATCGACGTTCCTAACAACGAAGCAGAACTTAGATTGGCATATGTACGTCAAGCAGATGAATTGCGGTTGATGCGCCGTCAGCTTGCTAACAGCCAACTTCGTATAAAGGAATTAGAAGAACAAGTGCGTAAATTACAACATCAGTAA
- the LOC124431746 gene encoding coronin-2B-like isoform X3, whose protein sequence is MSESWFRGVRSSKFRHVYGIPAKREKCYDNIKITKNAHDSQFCAVNPKFLAIVTEVAGGGAFLVLPLDRTGRLDFNASRVTGHTGPVLDIKWNPFNDNIIASCSDDCTIKLWHIPDGGLSRNLSEWLIELQGHKRRVSYIDWHPVAENILFSIGFDHLVIVWDVGRGEAVNIIDRHPDVIYSLSLNRDGSLLATTCKDKRLRVFEPRSGIIVSEGVCHAGTKASKVVFLGGSGRLLTTGFSRHSDRQYAIWCQHDLTAPLTRENIDSSSGVIFPYFDNDTNMVYLAGKGDGNIRYYEVVNEVPWMHYLSQFISGNPQRGLGVMPKRGINTSICEVFRFYKLHATRGMCEPISMIVPRKSDQFQEDLYPDTIGTCPALSARDWISGMNNPPILISLKTGGSISTHKPRVYKQPLLPPATDLNNKKKFAFLSTETVPDYRPVELHNITEKSQKTSSNQSTKFQQLQQKFANVNLQNNIITTSLSNNKVIETIDVPNNEAELRLAYVRQADELRLMRRQLANSQLRIKELEEQVRKLQHQ, encoded by the exons ATGAGTGAG tcaTGGTTTCGAGGTGTTCGGAGCAGCAAATTCCGTCACGTTTATGGTATACCAGCTAAGAGGGAAAAATGTTATGACAATATCAAGATTACAAAGAATGCTCATGACTCACAGTTTTGTGCTGTCAATCCTAAATTTCTAGCGATTGTTACAGAAGTAGCTGGAGGTGGGGCATTTCTAGTATTACCTCTTGATAGA acTGGACGTTTGGATTTCAATGCTAGTAGAGTTACTGGACATACGGGACCTGTTTTGGATATTAAATGGAATCcattcaatgataatattatcgcATCTTGTTCAGACGATTGCACA atAAAATTATGGCATATACCAGATGGGGGGCTATCTAGAAACTTATCAGAATGGCTTATTGAACTACAAGGTCATAAACGTCGAGTATCATATATAGATTGGCATCCTGTAGCTGAAAATATCCTTTTCAGCATAGGTTTTGATcatcttgttattgtttggGATGTCGGTAGGGGAGAAGCAGTGAACATCATTGACAGACATCCTGATGTGATATATAGTTTATCTTTAAATCGAGATGGAAGTTTATTAGCAACAACatgcaaagataaaagattACGTGTCTTTGAACCTAGATCAGGTATTATAGTTTCG GAAGGAGTTTGTCATGCTGGAACCAAAGCAAGTAAAGTGGTATTTCTTGGTGGATCTGGACGTTTATTGACTACCGGATTCAGTAGACATTCAGATAGACAATACGCAATTTGGTGTCAACATGATTTAACAGCTCCTCTTACTCGTGAAAATATAGATTCATCTAGCGGTGTTATTTTTCCGTATTTCGACAATGATACAAATATGGTGTATTTAGCAGGAAAG GGTGATGGTAATATTCGGTATTATGAGGTAGTTAATGAAGTTCCGTGGATGCATTATCTCAGTCAATTCATCTCTGGTAATCCACAAAGAGGATTAGGTGTAATGCCAAAAAGAGGCATAAATACAAGTATTTGCGAGGtttttagattttataaattacatgCAACTCGAGGCATGTGTGAACCGATTTCCATGATTGTACCtcgaaag AGCGACCAATTTCAAGAAGACTTGTATCCTGATACTATAGGTACCTGTCCTGCACTTTCAGCAAGAGATTGGATCAGTGGCATGAATAATCCaccaatattaatatcacttAAAACAg GTGGTAGTATTTCTACGCATAAACCACGCGTATACAAGCAACCATTATTACCTCCAGCGAcagatttaaataataagaaaaaatttgcatTTTTGTCTACCGAAACTGTTCCTGATTACAGACCAGTAGAGTTACACAATATAACGGAGAAAAGTCAAAAAACATCCAGCAATCAAAGCACTAAATTTCAACAGTTACAGCAGAAATTTGCCAATGTAAATTTACAA aataatataataacaacatcgcTAAGCAACAATAAAGTTATCGAGACTATCGACGTTCCTAACAACGAAGCAGAACTTAGATTGGCATATGTACGTCAAGCAGATGAATTGCGGTTGATGCGCCGTCAGCTTGCTAACAGCCAACTTCGTATAAAGGAATTAGAAGAACAAGTGCGTAAATTACAACATCAGTAA
- the LOC124431746 gene encoding coronin-2B-like isoform X1 has protein sequence MRRSNEILNEKLNLEDTDSALNNMVDVRACYKPNGKSWFRGVRSSKFRHVYGIPAKREKCYDNIKITKNAHDSQFCAVNPKFLAIVTEVAGGGAFLVLPLDRTGRLDFNASRVTGHTGPVLDIKWNPFNDNIIASCSDDCTIKLWHIPDGGLSRNLSEWLIELQGHKRRVSYIDWHPVAENILFSIGFDHLVIVWDVGRGEAVNIIDRHPDVIYSLSLNRDGSLLATTCKDKRLRVFEPRSGIIVSEGVCHAGTKASKVVFLGGSGRLLTTGFSRHSDRQYAIWCQHDLTAPLTRENIDSSSGVIFPYFDNDTNMVYLAGKGDGNIRYYEVVNEVPWMHYLSQFISGNPQRGLGVMPKRGINTSICEVFRFYKLHATRGMCEPISMIVPRKSDQFQEDLYPDTIGTCPALSARDWISGMNNPPILISLKTGGSISTHKPRVYKQPLLPPATDLNNKKKFAFLSTETVPDYRPVELHNITEKSQKTSSNQSTKFQQLQQKFANVNLQNNIITTSLSNNKVIETIDVPNNEAELRLAYVRQADELRLMRRQLANSQLRIKELEEQVRKLQHQ, from the exons ATGAGACGATCCAACGAgattttgaatgaaaaattgaatttgGAAGATACGGATAGTGCATTAAACAACATGGTAGACGTTAGAGCTTGTTATAAGCCAAACGGAAAA tcaTGGTTTCGAGGTGTTCGGAGCAGCAAATTCCGTCACGTTTATGGTATACCAGCTAAGAGGGAAAAATGTTATGACAATATCAAGATTACAAAGAATGCTCATGACTCACAGTTTTGTGCTGTCAATCCTAAATTTCTAGCGATTGTTACAGAAGTAGCTGGAGGTGGGGCATTTCTAGTATTACCTCTTGATAGA acTGGACGTTTGGATTTCAATGCTAGTAGAGTTACTGGACATACGGGACCTGTTTTGGATATTAAATGGAATCcattcaatgataatattatcgcATCTTGTTCAGACGATTGCACA atAAAATTATGGCATATACCAGATGGGGGGCTATCTAGAAACTTATCAGAATGGCTTATTGAACTACAAGGTCATAAACGTCGAGTATCATATATAGATTGGCATCCTGTAGCTGAAAATATCCTTTTCAGCATAGGTTTTGATcatcttgttattgtttggGATGTCGGTAGGGGAGAAGCAGTGAACATCATTGACAGACATCCTGATGTGATATATAGTTTATCTTTAAATCGAGATGGAAGTTTATTAGCAACAACatgcaaagataaaagattACGTGTCTTTGAACCTAGATCAGGTATTATAGTTTCG GAAGGAGTTTGTCATGCTGGAACCAAAGCAAGTAAAGTGGTATTTCTTGGTGGATCTGGACGTTTATTGACTACCGGATTCAGTAGACATTCAGATAGACAATACGCAATTTGGTGTCAACATGATTTAACAGCTCCTCTTACTCGTGAAAATATAGATTCATCTAGCGGTGTTATTTTTCCGTATTTCGACAATGATACAAATATGGTGTATTTAGCAGGAAAG GGTGATGGTAATATTCGGTATTATGAGGTAGTTAATGAAGTTCCGTGGATGCATTATCTCAGTCAATTCATCTCTGGTAATCCACAAAGAGGATTAGGTGTAATGCCAAAAAGAGGCATAAATACAAGTATTTGCGAGGtttttagattttataaattacatgCAACTCGAGGCATGTGTGAACCGATTTCCATGATTGTACCtcgaaag AGCGACCAATTTCAAGAAGACTTGTATCCTGATACTATAGGTACCTGTCCTGCACTTTCAGCAAGAGATTGGATCAGTGGCATGAATAATCCaccaatattaatatcacttAAAACAg GTGGTAGTATTTCTACGCATAAACCACGCGTATACAAGCAACCATTATTACCTCCAGCGAcagatttaaataataagaaaaaatttgcatTTTTGTCTACCGAAACTGTTCCTGATTACAGACCAGTAGAGTTACACAATATAACGGAGAAAAGTCAAAAAACATCCAGCAATCAAAGCACTAAATTTCAACAGTTACAGCAGAAATTTGCCAATGTAAATTTACAA aataatataataacaacatcgcTAAGCAACAATAAAGTTATCGAGACTATCGACGTTCCTAACAACGAAGCAGAACTTAGATTGGCATATGTACGTCAAGCAGATGAATTGCGGTTGATGCGCCGTCAGCTTGCTAACAGCCAACTTCGTATAAAGGAATTAGAAGAACAAGTGCGTAAATTACAACATCAGTAA
- the LOC124431720 gene encoding NEDD8-activating enzyme E1 catalytic subunit, producing MGSDHTHRRWSNLRKILERSGPFCRPDFEPSSETLQFLLENCKILVIGAGGLGCELLKDLALMGFRQIHVIDMDTIELSNLNRQFLFRHKDIGSSKAEVAARYINSRISGCNVVPHCCKIQMKDEAFYRQFHIVISGLDSIVARRWINGMLLSLLVYEDGELDRSSIVPMIDGGTEGFKGNARVILPGLTACIECTLDLYPPQITYPLCTIANTPRLPEHCIEYVKVIQWPKENPFESIIDGDDPQHINWIYEKSSERAAQFGIQGLTYRLVQGVVKNIIPAVASTNATIAATCATEAFKLASSCSASLNNYMVLNDLDGIYTYTYEAERKKDCVACSQLAKEIVITDSKFKLKDLIELLCNKPDLQMKNPGLTANIDGKNKTLYIQAVSSIEEKTRENLSKTLTDLGLKDGNEINVADSTTPNAIVIRLKFLF from the exons atggGTTCTGATCATACACATAGACGATGGagtaatttaagaaaaattttggaAAGATCTGGACCGTTTTGTAGACCAGATTTTGAACCATCTTCCGAAAcattacaatttcttttagaaaattgtaaaatacttGTAATAGGTGCTGGTGGTCTTGGTTGTGAATTGTTAAAAGATCTTGCCTTAATGGGTTTTAGACAAATTCATGTGATTGATATGGATACAATTGAATTATCTAATCTTAATAG ACAATTCTTGTTTCGTCACAAAGATATTGGCTCTTCGAAAGCTGAAGTAGCTGCAAGATACATAAATTCCAGAATCTCTGGGTGCAATGTAGTTCCGCATTGTTGTAAAATACAAATGAAAGATGAAGCATTTTATAGGCAATTTCATATTGTCATTAGTGGTTTAGATTCTATTGTTGCAAGAAGATGGATCAATGGTATGCTGTTATCTCTTTTAGTTTATGAAGATGGTGAATTAGATCGTTCAAGCATTGTACCCATGATTGATGGAGGAACTGAAGGTTTTAAAGGAAATGCAAGAGTTATATTACCTGGATTAACAGCTTGCATTGAGTGTACATTAGATCTATATCCACCCCAA ATTACATACCCACTGTGCACGATTGCCAATACACCACGTTTACCAGAACATTGTATAGAATATGTTAAAGTAATACAATGGCCAAAAGAAAATCCATTTGAGTCTATAATAGATGGTGACGATCCACAACATATAAATTGGATATATGAAAAATCTAGTGAAAGGGCAGCTCAGTTTGGTATACAAGGTTTAACATATAGACTTGTTCAAGGTGTCGTAAAAAACATTATACCTGCTGTAGCATCTACGAATGCAACAATTGCTGCAACTTGTGCAACTGAAGCATTTAAGCTTGCTAGTAGTTGTAGCGCATCCTTAAATAATTACATg GTACTTAATGATCTGGATggaatttatacatatacttatgaagcagagagaaaaaaagactgTGTGGCATGCAGTCAGCTAGCAAAGGAAATAGTAATTACAGATTCTAAATTCAAATTGAAAGATTTAATAGAACTGCTATGTAATAAACCCGatttacaaatgaaaaatcCTGGTCTTACTGCCAATATTGatggtaaaaataaaactttatatatacaagcaGTTTCAAGTATTGAAGAAAAGACCCGTGAGAATTTATCTAAAACATTAACAGATCTTGGACTAAAAGATGGCAATGAAATAAACGTTGCTGATAGCACAACGCCAAATGCAATTGTAATACGactgaaatttttattttaa